The sequence GCCAGGTGGACGAGCAGCTGCTCGAGATTGGCCGTGTCGCCGAGGGCGACCTCGTCGTCATCGTCGCCGGCAGCCCGCCGGGCATCCCCGGCTCCACCAACGCGCTGCGCATCCACCGGATGGGCGACGCGATCAACGAGGTGGCCCCGGCCTACCGCCGGGACACCTGATCAGGACTTCGGACCGATCAACGCGTCCAACCGGGCGACCGCCTCGCGGCGGGACACGCTGATGACGCGCACGTTGGAGCGTCGCCAGGCGACGTCGACGAGGTCGAGCGCCCAGCAGCACAACCCCCGGATGTCGGCGGAGGCGTTGCAGAACTGCCAGCGCGGATAGCGGTAGGTACGCGGCGCGCCGGCGACCCGTCGTGTCGTCGCGTTGATGACCCGGCACCCGTCGGAGTGGAACAGGCCCCGCAGGAACGCCGCCGGCTCGGCCTCGACGACGTGGCGCTGCCAGTCGGCCAGCACGATCGGTCGCTCGTGCTTGCGGCCGGGGCCGTGCTGGGGGAAGAGGCAGGGCCAGTGGTTCCACGAGACGGTCGTGATCACACACCCGGGTACGTCACGTGTGTGCGCACGGCCACCGGGCTTCACACGGCGCATCAGGGCGCCGATGTGCTCGTTGTCCCGTGGGTAGCGCACGTCGTTGACCACGTGGAGGTTGTGGACGCGTCGCCTTCCCTTCGAGATGTGGCCATCGCCGAGGTACCAACCCAGGAGTTCGCTGTAGGCGGATCCATCCAGGGGAGCGTCGTCGCAGATGGGACAAGCGACGCTCGTGTGGGCCTGGCCACGCGGCAGCCCACGGCGGACGTAGCGACGACGCCACCGCCGGATGGTGACCACGGCAACCCCGTGCTTGGTGGCGTTGACGGCGTCCGGAACTCCTGCCGCGGAGTCACGCAGCGCGGACTCCACGGTGGAGGTGGGGCGCACGTGCGGCATGGCACGAGTCTCGACCATCGCGCCGACAGATGCCGCCGAGTGCCGGGTGTGGGACTCGAACCCACACGCCCTTTCGGACAATGCATTTTGAGTGCACAGCGTCTGCCTATTCCGCCAACCCGGCTCGGGGGCACCCTAGCCGAGGCCACGACGGCGCCTCACATCGAGGATCGGGCAGCCGGCCCGATAGCCTGTGGCGGTGACTGAGCAGGACCGGACCGTGGTGATCGCGGAGGACGAGGCGCTGATCCGGATGGATCTGGCCGAGATGCTCGCCGACGAGGGCTACACCGTCGTGGGGCAGGCCGGCGACGGTCAGCAGGCGATCGACCTGACCGAGGAGCACCGCCCGGACCTGGTCATCCTCGACGTCAAGATGCCGGTCCTGGACGGGATCGCGGCCGCCGAGCGGATCGCGGGTGACCGGTTGGCGGCCGTGGTGATGCTGACGGCGTTCTCCCAGCGCGAGCTGGTCGAGCGGGCTCGCGACGCCGGAGCGATGTCCTACCTGGTCAAGCCGTTCAACCAGTCCGACCTCGTGCCCGCGATCGAGATGGCGTTGAGTCGGTTCGCCGAGATCCGCGCGCTGGAGTCGGAGATCGGCGACCTGTCCGAGCAGCTCGACACGCGCAAGGTGGTGGAGCGTGCCAAGGGCATCCTGCAGGAGCAGCTCCAGATCTCCGAACCGGACGCGTTCCGCTGGATCCAGAAGACGGCGATGGACCTGCGCATGTCGATGCGCGAGGTCGCCGAGGGCGTGGTCACGCACGGCGTTCCCGGTGCTCCGACGCCCGGGTCCGACGCATGACGGGCGTGTGAAGAAGAGTCACGATTCGATGTCGGCCGGGGGATGTCGGGCAAACCTCGGGTGAAGATGCATAGACTGCGGTCCGCCGTACAGGGGTGAGACTCGGATCACACGTCCCTCAAGTCGACAGGAGTGACTGCGTGGTAGCCAGATGGTTGGGGCGGGCCGTGGTGGTCCTGGTCGCGGGGTTGATCGGACTGATCCTCCTCGCGCCGGGCGTGGCGGTCGCCGATGAGGAGACCGCCGAGCCGTCCGCGGAGCCGACGTCGTCGGAGACCCCGGAGGACGAGCAGACCGCTGATCCCGGACAGGAAGCGACCGAGGAGTCCGACGAGGTGGTCGTCGAGGGCTCGGGCTTCCTGGTCACGTTGATCGACGAGTCCGACAAGTCCGGGGGAGAGGCGGGTACGCCGATCCCCGAGGTCACGCTCTCGGTCTTCGAGTGCCCCGAGCTCGCCACGGACGGCACCTGTCCCGAGCGCGGTGACGAGCTCGGGACCGAGGTGACCAACTCCGAGGGACAGGTCTTCTTCTCCCTCGAGCGCGGCCGTTACGTGCTGGCACTGGACGAGGGGACGCTGCCCGACGGCATCGAGCTCGACGACAACACCAGTGCGGAGCTCGGTCAGACGCTGCGGCTCTCGGCGCCGACCAACATGGTCTTCCCGATCGGCACCAGTGCCGTGGAGTCCGCCTCGTTCGGCGAGGAACTCTCCACCAACGTGGTGTCGGGACTGAAGTTCGGCCTGATCATCGCCCTCGCCGCGCTGGGCCTGAACCTCATCTTCGGCACCACGGGCCTGACGAACTTCGCCCACGGTGAGCTGCTGACCTTCGGGGCCGCGGTGACGCTCGGGTTCAACCTGATCGGCATCCCGGTGATCGCCGCGGCAGCGCTGGGCCTGATCTGCTCCTGCCTCTTCGGCTACCTGCAGGACCGCGGGATCTGGCGCCCGTTGCGGCACCGCGGCAGCGGGCTGATCGCGATGATGATCGTCTCGATCGGTTTCGGCATCCTGCTGCGCTACCTCTTCCAGTACTTCATGGGCGGCAGCCGGCGCCCCTACTCCGAGTACACCGCGCAGCAGCGCAAGGACTACGGCATCGTCGAGCTCGCGGACAAGGAGATCGCGATCATCCTGATCTCGATCGCCCTCCTGGCGCTGGTCGGCGCGATGCTGATGGGCACGCGGCTCGGCAAGGCGATGCGGGCGGTCTCGGACAACCCCTCGCTGGCGGCGTCCTCGGGCATGCGCGTCGACGGCGTGATCAGCGCGGCCTGGGTGCTGGGTGCGGGGCTGACCGGCATGTCCGGCGTCCTGATGGGCATCCAGAACCAGGTCGTGTTCGACATGGGCTTCAAGCTGCTGCTCATCATCTTCGCCGCCGCCACCCTCGGTGGTCTCGGCACGATCTGGGGCGCGATGGTCGGTGCGATCATCGTGGGTCTCGTGGTGGAGGTCGCGCCGCTGTTCGGCATGCCGACCTCGATCAAGCAGGCCTCTGCCCTGGCGATCTTGATCCTGATCCTGCTGATCCGTCCCCAGGGCATCCTCGGGCGACGCGAGCGGGTTGGCTGAGGAGGCAACGACCATGGATCTCTTCGACGTACTCCGTGCGGGCCTCTCCAGCGCGTTCGGCCCCTACGCGATCATGTTGGCGCTGGCCGCCATCGGACTCAACGTGCACTTCGGCTACACCGGCCTGCTGAACTTCGGCCAGGCGGGCTTCATGGCCGTCGCCGGTTACGGCATGGCGGTGAGCGTGACGGTGATGGGTCTCCCGTTCGGTGTCGGCCTGGTGGTGGCACTGATCGCCCCGATCGTGCTCGCGCTGCTGCTGGGCGCGCCGACGCTGCGACTACGGGCGGACTACCTGGCGATCGCCACGATCGCTGCGGCCGAGATCCTGCGCCTGATCTTCGGATCGGTGCAGTTGGCCGACACCCTCGGTGGCACTGACGGCCTGACTGGCTATGCCGGCACGTTCCAGAGCTGGAACCCCTACGACTCGGGTCTGGATCTCGGCATCATCTCCTTCCGCCGCGCCGAGCTGTGGTCGATCACGGTCGGCTGGATCGCGATCGGCCTGTCGGTGCTCCTGGTCTGGCTGCTGATGCGCAGCCCGTGGGGACGCGTCCTCAAGGCCATCCGCGAGGACGAGGAGGCGGTGCGCTCGCTGGGCAAGAACGTCTTCGC comes from Nocardioides panacisoli and encodes:
- a CDS encoding branched-chain amino acid ABC transporter permease; amino-acid sequence: MVARWLGRAVVVLVAGLIGLILLAPGVAVADEETAEPSAEPTSSETPEDEQTADPGQEATEESDEVVVEGSGFLVTLIDESDKSGGEAGTPIPEVTLSVFECPELATDGTCPERGDELGTEVTNSEGQVFFSLERGRYVLALDEGTLPDGIELDDNTSAELGQTLRLSAPTNMVFPIGTSAVESASFGEELSTNVVSGLKFGLIIALAALGLNLIFGTTGLTNFAHGELLTFGAAVTLGFNLIGIPVIAAAALGLICSCLFGYLQDRGIWRPLRHRGSGLIAMMIVSIGFGILLRYLFQYFMGGSRRPYSEYTAQQRKDYGIVELADKEIAIILISIALLALVGAMLMGTRLGKAMRAVSDNPSLAASSGMRVDGVISAAWVLGAGLTGMSGVLMGIQNQVVFDMGFKLLLIIFAAATLGGLGTIWGAMVGAIIVGLVVEVAPLFGMPTSIKQASALAILILILLIRPQGILGRRERVG
- a CDS encoding branched-chain amino acid ABC transporter permease, whose protein sequence is MDLFDVLRAGLSSAFGPYAIMLALAAIGLNVHFGYTGLLNFGQAGFMAVAGYGMAVSVTVMGLPFGVGLVVALIAPIVLALLLGAPTLRLRADYLAIATIAAAEILRLIFGSVQLADTLGGTDGLTGYAGTFQSWNPYDSGLDLGIISFRRAELWSITVGWIAIGLSVLLVWLLMRSPWGRVLKAIREDEEAVRSLGKNVFAYKMQALVLGGFFGGLAGLFLALHQASVVPTDYETVVTFFAYTALLIGGAARVWGPVIGAVIFWFLVRSLGTLFGQMTSGADPLMPEWLMTDIQSGLVRYILAGLGLMLLMIFRPQGIFGDRKELAIDGR
- a CDS encoding ANTAR domain-containing response regulator, whose protein sequence is MTEQDRTVVIAEDEALIRMDLAEMLADEGYTVVGQAGDGQQAIDLTEEHRPDLVILDVKMPVLDGIAAAERIAGDRLAAVVMLTAFSQRELVERARDAGAMSYLVKPFNQSDLVPAIEMALSRFAEIRALESEIGDLSEQLDTRKVVERAKGILQEQLQISEPDAFRWIQKTAMDLRMSMREVAEGVVTHGVPGAPTPGSDA